One Amaranthus tricolor cultivar Red isolate AtriRed21 chromosome 10, ASM2621246v1, whole genome shotgun sequence genomic window carries:
- the LOC130826267 gene encoding 1-acyl-sn-glycerol-3-phosphate acyltransferase 2, producing MAIPAAAVIVPLGLLFFLSGLIVNVFQATCFILVRPISKNTYRRINRFVAELLWLELVWLVDWWARVQIKVFTDPETLRLLGKEHALVVSNHRSDIDWLVGWVLAQRAGCLGSTLAVMKKSSKALPVIGWSMWFSEYLFLERSWAKDENTLKFGIQRLKDYPLPFWLALFVEGTRFTQAKLLGAQEYAASQGLPIPRNVLIPRTKGFVAAVNHMRSFVPAIYDVTVGIPKSSPQPTMLRLFKGQSSVVHVHIKRHNMKDLPESDDAVAQWCRDVFIAKDALLDKHKADDTFGNQLLQDLGRPLKSLVVVMAWGVTIVLGVIKFLQWSALLSTWKGIAFSAATLGLITALMQVLIQFSQAERSTPAKVAPAKLRNTVESSSSSSSDVKQDKQH from the exons ATGGCGATTCCAGCTGCGGCTGTTATCGTACCTCTGGGCCTTCTCTTCTTCCTTTCTGGCCTCATCGTTAATGTCTTTCAG GCTACTTGCTTCATTCTTGTGCGGCCAATTTCAAAGAATACATACAGAAGGATCAACCGATTTGTGGCGGAATTATTGTGGCTAGAGCTTGTATGGCTGGTTGATTGGTGGGCTAGAGTTCAG ATCAAAGTTTTCACAGACCCCGAGACATTACGGCTGTTGG GCAAAGAGCACGCCCTAGTGGTATCAAATCATAGGAGTGACATTGATTGGTTGGTTGGATGGGTGTTGGCTCAG CGGGCAGGTTGCCTTGGTAGCACACTAGCGGTTATGAAGAAATCATCGAAGGCGCTTCCA GTGATTGGTTGGTCGATGTGGTTTTCAGAGTATCTTTTCCTCGAGAGAAGTTGGGCTAAGGATGAAAATACATTGAAG TTCGGTATTCAACGGCTAAAGGACTACCCTCTGCCTTTTTGGTTGGCTCTCTTTGTCGAGGGCACTCGATTTACGCAAGCTAAGCTTCTAGGTGCTCAAGAATACGCAGCTTCTCAAGGCCTCCCAATTCCTAGAAATGTCTTGATCCCACGTACAAAG GGATTTGTTGCGGCAGTTAATCACATGCGCTCATTTGTCCCGGCAATTTATGATGTTACAGTCGGCATCCCGAAAAGTTCACCACAACCTACAATGCTGAGGCTATTCAAAGGACAATCGTCCGTG GTTCATGTGCATATCAAACGACATAATATGAAAGATCTTCCTGAATCGGATGATGCGGTTGCACAATGGTGTAGAGATGTATTTATTGCCAAA GACGCTTTGTTGGACAAACATAAAGCCGATGACACTTTTGGGAATCAGCTTCTTCAAGATCTTGGTCGACCATTGAAGTCTCTTGTG GTCGTTATGGCTTGGGGAGTTACCATTGTTCTCGGAGTGATAAAATTTCTTCAATGGTCAGCTCTTCTGTCTACATGGAAAGGAATCGCCTTTTCAGCTGCAACGCTAGGACTGATTACGGCTCTTATGCAAGTATTGATACAATTCAGTCAGGCGGAGCGCTCAACCCCAGCTAAAGTAGCCCCCGCAAAGCTCAGAAACACGGtagaatcatcatcatcgtcatcgtcTGATGTTAAACAAGATAAGCAGCACTGA